One Algoriphagus sp. Y33 genomic window, AAATGACCCAAAAGAATAATCCATGATCTACTTAATCAAAAGAAATAAACCTGATTTTTCAATTCTCCGGCCAGAACTTGTATAGAAAATGGCTTTATAAACATAGTTCCCATTTGGTGCCTCTTTTCCCAGCCATGAACCATCCCATCCCTGAGTTTCCAATGAATTGTCTTCAAAAATCAACTCCCCCCACGTGTTAAACACATAGAATTCGATGGAGGAAAAACCTATATAATAAGGTCTAAAATAGCGGTTCTTTGCCTTAGAAGGAGTAAATGCATTGGGGAAGATAATCCTGTAATCATCCCTTACTACCACCGTTCGCTCATAAGAGTATATACAACCAATACTATTTGTGACACTCAAGGCTACCGTATAATTCCCTTTTTTAGCATAAGTATGTTGTGGGTTCTTAAGATTACTTATACTCCCATCTCCGAAATCCCAATGCCACGCTATGCCATCCCATAGGGACATATCTATGAAATTAATCTCCTGAAGAACCTGAATGGTGTCATTTACAAGCATGTCACCATTCCCCAGGTCCATTTCATAATTAAAGCTCGTTTCCAATATCTCCTCCGCGATCGTTACATCAATGCCTTTAGTCTCCGACCAGCAATTGAAATCCTTGTAACTACTTTTAACCAAGTATACGCCGTTTTCAGTTTGATGATAGATCTCGTCGATAGGTATTGGTCTTCCTAGAGGATCCAAAACCTGATAGTCAAAAGTTTCCGTGTCAAAATCAACTATGGAATTACTCAAATCCACAGAACCGTTAGGGTCGCAAAGTGCTGACGGCCTCGTAGTACTTAGTTCGGGAACATCAAAAACTCTGACTTTGATGTGTTCTAATGAAGCTGGTATATCCCGATCGGATATTCCCACATAATAGTTATATGTAGAGGCTTGAAGATAGGTATTTGCCGTAGATTCATAGACTAACCCAGTAATTGTAAGCGCTCCATCACTTTCAATTTGAAATTCCACTCCATCTACAATTTCCGAGACAATTTCTTCTGTGCCTGCTGGATCATGATACCAAGTATATAAAGCTCCCGCCTGATTTTGTTTGGGTCTAATAGAAACAGGCTCACCTTCGCAGATTTCTATAAAATCAGGGTCGTTCGTTTGTCCATATGAAACAGTTGTCGAAAGTAAGATTAAAAAAAAAAGAAGAGTTTTAATAAGTCGAAGATTTTTTGTTAACAATACTCATTCAAAACAGTAGAAAGGTAATGATAGAATCAGCAACTACTATTTTTACTATGGAACTGGCCAAGCAGTGATCTACAAAACATTCTGCATTTGTGTAAATTTCATGATTTATATTTTACTATGCAAAACAAAACCAACTAATGTTCTAACCATCTGCATCATTTAGAAATCAGACGTTTATATTTTGATACTAGGTGCTCAAGTGCAGGAAAAACTCTCAGGATCACCACCTTTAAAATCCCATCATCGAATCCTTCAAGGCTTAGTCTTTAATAAAGTAGACGCACCTGTTTTGTTGATTTATTGCCTAACTATTGACGAACCTATGAAGGATTTATAGCAAAAGTAATTTCTCCCTGATCTACATGATCGCACCCAGAAACCTACAAACCTCGATACTAACTTAGTATTTGAAACAAGGGATAACTTTAGATTTTTGGTTTCTGCTCTTCTCATCTCCCCACAAAAAAGTATAGGTAAGCGAAATCTCATGTGCACCCCCACTATTTTTTAAGCCTAATTTTGAAATAGTTACATCATAAGAATAACCTATGTCAAGGCCATTTTCCAAGGACACCCCTACCAATCCTATGACAGCCTCATTATTAGGCAGGTTGTTTTTGGTAGGAAGTCCTCTATACCACACTCCCAACACCAACGGGCTCACGTACAATTGTGTCCCCACGTCCAGTTGATTGAACGGGTCTTGCTGCTTGTAATTGAAAGCAAACGAAAGGGTGCGCTCTGCATATGCATGTGTGAAATAATCTCTGCGGCCTGGCGGCAAATCAAATTTTATACCACCCTGGGCAGAAAATTTCATCGGGAGCTTAGAGATCTGACCCTCTACAAATGACGTATTAGGTTCTGACAGGTGATGGACCGATGCTCCTAACCAGATTTTATTGGAGTAAAACATACCTCCTGCACTGTAATCCATAAAACTGTAACGGCTATCTATCGGGATTCCATCGAGTTCATCTGATATGCCTCCTATAGTGCCATTGATGATGTCAATCTGGGTTCCAAACACCAAATCTGAAAAGAATGCATCCCGCTGCATATAGCTGACCATACCTCCAATCCGGAAAAACATGTTTTCACTCAATTTCAACCGATAAGCATAAGAGAGTCCGATTTCATTGGTGGAGAGATTTGCCAAACTTTCCTTGTTGCTGTTGAAAATCAATCCTATACCGCTGTTGTAATCAAAAATATAATGATCAATGTAGGCTGAATAGGAATTGAAGCTCTGATCCAGTCCCGGCCATTGATTTCGGTAGTTGACACCTACACGGGTAAGCTCGCTGGCGCCGGTCAATGCGGGATTTAGATACAAGGGAGCGGCATAGAATTGAGAGTACTGGGTATCCTGAGCTATTACATTGGAAAAAATGCAACAAATAGCCCCTAAAATAATAAATACGCCAATTATTCTCCTAAACATACACGACTAAACCACCACCATGTACAAATCTATACAATAGTAAAATGGCGAAGGTTAAATAATTATGATTTAACGATTTGAAGTTACTAGGGCTTATGATTGGGGGTTGCAATCAAGTTGAATTTCAAATCAAACCAACTTGGGAATGTAATGTCTGAATTACATTCCCAAGTTGCCACAATTTAGGTCAATAACTATACCAAAGGGAATGAGATTTTAAATATGCGAAATTAAATATCCAATATGACTTGATTTTTAATCAAATCCTCAAATACTTCCTGTTTTCTAATAAGTTGTGCTTTACCTTTCCACACCAATACCTCGGCAGGACGCAACCGGGAATTGTAATTGGAAGACATACTGAAACCATAGGCTCCGGCATTTTTGAATACAAGAAGATCTCCTTGTGAAACCGTCGCAAGCATCCGGTCTTTGGCCAGTGTGTCTGTTTCGCAGATATAGCCTACTACATTATACGGCATTAAATCTCCTTCAGGATTACTTAAATTATATACATCATGGAATGCCTCATACATCATAGGCCTGATCAGGTGATTCAATCCTGAATCAACTCCCACAAAGGTAATTTGGGGAGTTCTCTTCACCACATTTGATTCCACAATCAAATATCCAGACTCGCTTACCAGAAACTTGCCCGGCTCGAGCCACAGCTCCAATTTACGTCCGTATTGCTCACAAAACTCATTGAATGCCGCAGACACTTTTGTCCCCACTTCTACGATATCCGTCGCTGGATCACCGGACTTATAGGCAACTTTGAAGCCTCCGCCAAAATCCAAAAAGGTAAGATCAGGGAAGTTCATTGCTGCCTCAAAGAGTACATTCCCCCCCTTTAAGAACACTTCAGCATCCAGAATATCAGAGCCGGTATGGATATGAAGCCCCTTTATCTTAAGATTGAATTTCTCCACCACTTCCAATATTTCGGGAAGCTGCTGAATAGAAATCCCAAATTTGCTTTGAATATGGCCAACAGAAATTTTAGCATTTCCTCCGGCCATAATGTGTGGATTGATCCTGATACAAGCCGGTTTAGTATTGCCATAGGCGGTTCCAAACTCTTCCAATAGCGGGATGCTATCCAGATTAATCATGACTCCCAATTCGACTGCTTTTTTTACCTCTCGGAAATTCACTCCACTTGGTGTATACATGATTTCTGATGCTGTAAATCCTGCTTGCATGCAAATCATCACTTCTTCTATAGAGACAGCATCTACACCTTCTCCCGCCCTCTTTACCAGTTTCAATATATTGATATTGGAAAGCGCTTTGGTGGCATATTTGATTTTCAGAGGAACGGAGGCGAATACGGATTGAAGAGATTTGATTTGATTCACGATCTTTTCCCCATCGTATACATATACGGGCGTGCCGAATTCTTGGGCGATGGATTCTAAGCTTACTCCCTGGAGTTGAGTAGGATGTTGAGATGCTGACATTATCTGGAATTTGCGGCCAAAGATAGCCAAATAACAAAAAAAGGAGGCATTTGCCCCCTATTTTCATAAGTTATAGTGTAATTAAGAAAACGCTGTTTTCGAACCTAAATATAGAACAAGGAGTTGAAATTGAACATCATTCTCCTCACTCTGGGGCGGTTAAATATTGTTAAGCTCCAGTAGTAGCCTGATTTTAGGATTAAATTTGCACAATGTCGAAAAGTAATATCATTCTAATCGTTGTATTGATGTCTCTGGCGAGCTTTGGCCTAATGGGATTCCAACTGTATTGGGTGAGCAATGCAATCCGAATAAATGGAGAGCGCTTTGAGCAAAATGTATATCAGGCACTTTCAGGCACTGTCGAACAATTGGAGAAAGGGGAAACTTCGGCAGCTTTTTATAGCTATATAATGCAGGATTCTATCATTAGCAGATCCCTCTTCGAAAAAATTGACCCAATAGATTTTGATCTTACGGTAAACTCCAGGCGGATTTCCATATCCAGGCCTTCGCTGGTAGATTCGTTCTTTCAAGAGCCCGCCCCGAGAGTTAGCCAGACTTTTCGGAGAATCCTTGAATCAAGGGGAGTGGATATGAATCAACTTGAGGAACTTGATGCTTTTTTTGCCTACATGACTCCGGATTTGGCATCTAAAATGTTTACTCCGGATGAAATGGAAATTTTACTTCAAGAAAAGGAACGTCAGCTCCAGTATTTGAGTAGACGTGAAAATTCATCCCAACAGCAAGCTGCCACGATAAGTGAATCTATCGTAGAGGTCCGTCCAGAGTTCAACATCAGTGAAGATGCCTTGGAAAAGGTATATAGAACAAACATTAAAATTGAGTTTATTAACAAGGCTCTGGAAGAGATCACCGCAGGTCAGCAGGCAATATTGGACAGACTGGATACGGCAAAAGTAAGGAGGCTGTTGAAGGGATACTTGCTGGAAAAAAATATCTCTGAGGATTTTGAATTGGGACTGATCAGGGATGATGGTTTATTGCTGCCTATAGGGCCAGTCAAACAGCAGTTTGTCTTAAGCCAGAAGGGACTTCAGGCTAGACTTTTCCCTAATGACATCTTCGGAAAAGAAAACTACTTGACAATCTATTTTCCCAAGAAGAACACACATGTGATTCGCGAAGTCTGGCTTCCTATATCAAGTTCTATCCTTTTCATGGCAGTAATTATTTCTTGTTTCATCTATGCTATCAAGGTAATTATCCGTCAAAAAGCACTTTCGGACACTAAGAATGATTTCATCAATAATATGACGCATGAATTCAAGACCCCTCTAGCTACCGTAAGTCTGGCCGTAGAAGCACTCCAAGATCCAGAATTGTCCAGTCAGGACAAATTTCGTTCTAGGTATTTGGGCATCATCAAAGATGAAAACAAGCGACTGGTATCGCAAGTGGAAAACGTTCTTCAAGCTGCTGCGTTGGATAAGAAGGATTTCAAACTGAAAATAGAGACGCTGAATCTAACGGAGATTCTGGAGAATACCGTTGATCATTTTGGGCTTCAGGTTGAGAAAAAAGGAGGTCAGATCTCTCTGGTCAATGAACTGTCAGACCCGATAATTGAGGGAGATCACTTTCACCTTACCCATATTTTCAACAACCTGCTGGACAATGCAAATAAATACTCGCCGGAAAATCCAATGATCAGTATTGAGGCTAAAGATGATGCATCACAGATCTTCATCACTATAAAGGATGAAGGAATTGGAATGAACAAAGATGCACAGAGGAAAATTTTTGATAAATTCTACCGGGTTCCTACGGGAAATGTACACGATGTCAAAGGCTTCGGCTTAGGATTATCTTATGTGAAAGCCATGCTGGAAGCACATAAGGGAGGAATTCAAGTAAGCAGCGAACTTGGAAAAGGAAGCTCATTCACCATTAACTTACCAAAGAAACAATGAGTAAAGCGAAATTATTAGTGGTCGAAGACGATCCAAACCTGGGAGATATCCTACAGGAATATTTGGAAATGAAAGGGTATGAACCTACGCTTTGCCGTGATGGTGAAGAAGGTTGGAACAAGTTCAAGAAGGGAAAGTTTGATCTTTGCCTACTTGACATTATGATGCCGAAAAAAGATGGATTCACTCTGGCGAAGGAAATCAAGAAAGTGGAGGAAACTCTTCCCATACTCTTCCTTACTGCAAAAAATCAAAAGGACGACATCATTGAAGGCCTCAAAATAGGTGCAGACGATTACCTCACCAAGCCTTTCAGCATGGAGGAATTGCTGCTTCGTGTAAATGCCATCCTTCGTAGAACTCATAAAAATGAAGAGGTAAATCCGCTAAAGGTGTATTCATTTGGCGGCTTTGTACTCCACTACGATGAGCAATTCCTGGATGGGCCAAAGGGGCGTCACAAACTGACTTCCAAAGAAAATGAACTTATCCGTCTGCTGGCTTCTGAGATAAACAACCTCGTGAACAGAAGTCATGCGCTTAAGCAGATCTGGGGCGACGACAGTTACTTCAATGCGCGGAGCATGGATGTATACCTGAGCAAAATCCGTAAACTGTTAAAAGACGATCCAAAAGTACAAATCATAACTGTTCACGGTGAAGGTTTTAAGCTGATCGTGAGCGAGGGATGAGAAGCTGTCTGATGTTGGATGCCCGATGTCGGATGCTCATGTGAATAAAACTAACGTTTGAAGTAGAAAACAAACGAAAAGCCAGGGTGATTTAGTCGCTCTGGCTTTTGTTCTTGACTAGCGTCTTGCACTTTACACCAATTCCGCTCCGATTCCATTTCCTTCAGGGAAAATTACTTTTTCAGGTGTGATTACAATCCCCTTAGCAGGATCGTGGGAGAGTAGCATCGCTCCATCCATATCTACATAATCCAACAGGGGTGCTATATGCGCGATTGCCGTGATTCCTACAGAAGATTCGGTCATGCAGCCCACCATGGTTTTCATTCCGAGCTTCTTTGCCTCATGGATCATTCTCAGTCCGGGAGTGATTCCTCCGGCTTTTACCAGTTTCACGTTGATTCCGTGGAAAAGCCCATGACATTTCTTCACGTCAGCTTCTACTATACAGCTCTCATCTGCGATCACCGGAAGTTTGCTATGCTTGAATACTTCCTTCATTCCTTCCAGATCATCCTTTCCCAGCGGCTGCTCCATAAATTCCACTCCCAGCTTTTTCAGCTCTACAGAATAGGCTATGGCTTGCTCCGCATTCCAAGCACAGTTTGCATCAATTCTGAAAACTGCGTCCGTATGCTTTCTGAGCTCACGGATAATCGCCAAATCATCCGAAGTACCCAATTTAATCTTGTAGATCGGCCAGTGAACTTCTTTCATCTTTGTGACCATCTTTTCGACAGTATCTATGCCGACTGTAAAGTTGGTAATTGGGATATCGGAAGGGTTCAGCCCCAGCAGTTCGTATAGTTTCCGGCTCTTCTTTTTTGCATAAATATCCCAAACCGCCATATCCAGTGCGCACTGGGCAAAAGGATTGTCTTTAAAAATTTCCCTCCCAAGATCCCAAAGCTCCTCCGGGGTTTTCCACTCAGCTTTTTCCACGATAGGCCTAAATTTCTCCAAACTTTCCATCATATTGGTAATGGTCATTCCGTAAAAAGGATTTGTCGTAGATTCACCCAATCCGTAATATGCGCCATCTTGCAGTTTTACGATGAGGGTATCTTGCACATCCCTGCTTTGATGGGCGATAGTGAATGTATGTTTTAGCGGAAGATCTACCACTTGATAAGATATGTCCATTGAGGAAAATATTCGATTTGATGTAAAATTAAAGGCTTCTACCTTGTTTGACAGGCAGAATTACATTTTATTCAAGGTAAATAGAAAAAATTATGAAAGCCAGTTTTAACCTTTCGAACAGCTTGTTTTTGCTGTTTTTAATTTTCACTTTTAGTTGTAAAACAGCAAAAGTCTCAGCACCTGAAGTCACGGCTACTGTAGCGGCACTTGAATCAGCCTATTTCCAGTTCAAGGAACCTGCTATCACACACAGGAGATTCAGGCATGCCGACCTTCAGCCTTTGATTCAGAAGCATTCGGCTGCTTTTAGGATCACCACACTTGGGGAATCGGTGGAGGGAAGAAGTATTTCCAGTTTGGATTGGGGAACTGGCAAAACCAAGGTGATGCTATGGTCCCAGATGCATGGAAATGAAAGTACGGCCACGATGTCACTTTTCGACTTATTTAATTTTCTGGAAGCAAGTGGGGATGAATACGATGAACTACGGGATCTGTTGAAATCAAAGCTGGACCTGAGGTTTATCCCAATGATCAATCCTGATGGAGCAGAAGTATTCAAAAGAAGGAACGCTCTAGATATTGATTTGAATCGGGATGCTATTTCGCAGATTTCGCCGGAAGCTGTGATCTTAAAAGGAGCTAGGGATGATTTTGAGCCTAAATTTGGCTTTAATCTCCACGATCAGCAGGTCTATTACAATGTATCCGGCACCCCAAAACAAGCAACTATTTCCGTTTTGGCACCGGCATACAATTATGAAACGGACGTAAATGAAGTACGGAAGAGAGCAATGCAGACGATCGTGGGGATGAATCAGATACTCCAAGAAGTAGTACCGGGTAATGTGGGAAAATATGACGACGGATTTGAACCCAGAGCTTTTGGAGACAATATGACCAAGTGGGGGACAAGCACCATTTTGATCGAATCGGGTGGGCATCCCAATGATCCGGAAAAGCAATACATCCGTCAACTGAATTTTATGATTATTCTCAATGCTCTTGAACAAATCGCTACCCGAAGCTACGGGCAATACACAACAGAACAATATTTTGCCATTCCAGACAATGGCTTTCAATTGGTTGACTTGCTTATCAATGAAATCCGGATTCCTGTCAATGGGAAGTACTATCCTGTAGATCTGGCAATCAGAAGGCGGGAGAGCAGCGCAGGAGGCTCCTATTTTGTAACCGGATCGGTAGATGATTTGGGTGATATGCAGGTGTACTTTGGGTTAGAAGAATTTGATGCTACCGGACTGAACTATGCCGAAGGAAAAGTCTTTGAAACTGCATTTGAATCTTTGGATAACATTGACGGGGCCAAGGCAATGGAATTATTAAAGCAAGGGTATTTGGCAGTGAAAGTCAATAAAGGAGCTAAAGGCGATCTGCATCAGTTGCCCATCTTGGTTTTGCAAAGCACAGATAATTTCTCTGCAGGTTGGAGAACAGGAGAGTCCACTAATTTCTTTTTGGAGAAAGACGGAGTGAGAAAATACGCTGTTGTAAATGGTTATTTGATTGATCTGGAGAATCCTAAAGAGCAGGAATTTATGCAGCGGGTTTATTAAGATTTTATCAGGCATAAACCGGATTGGAAAGGAACTTTGAGAAATCAATTTAATCCCCAGTTAAACATCCTTAAATCCCTTCACTTGGCGGATTATTTGTTACTTAGCTGCCGGATCTAATTTTTACAACCATGAAGAACAATCTCTCCCCAATCCTTTTTGCAGTAGCAATCGTCATCGCATCTATTGTGCTGGGAAATGCAGTAATCAACCGAAATCGACCTCAGGGCACCATAAATGTCACGGGCTTGGGCGAAAGTAATTTCACGGCTGATCTGGTCGTGTGGGAAGGAAATTTCAGTAGAGAGAGCTTCGATTTGCAATCGGCCTATGCAGACCTGGAAAAAGACAAAAAACTGGTAACTGACTACCTGATTTCAAAGGGTATTCCTGCCGAGAAACTGATATTCAATGCAGTAAACACCAATCCAAAATATCAGCAAAACTATTCCAATGACGGCAGATACCTCGGACAGACATTTGATGGATATACACTAAATCAATCCCTAAAGATAGAATCTTCCGAAGTGGAAAAAGTAGAGAAAATCAGCCGTGAAATCACAGAATTGCTGAATCAGGGAATAGCCTTCTACTCCCAGTCACCCCGCTATTACTACACAGAACTAGAATCTCTCAAACTGGAAATGATCGCAAAGGCAACCGAGGATGCAAGAATCAGAGCCGAACGGATAGCCGAAAACTCCAAAGGAGATCTCGGCAACCTTATCTCAGCGAATATGGGAATCTTCCAGATCACGGGGCAAAACTCAGGGGAAGACTATTCTTGGGGCGGCACCTTTAATACCGCAGACAAGAACAAAACCGCTTCAATCACTATGAAGCTTAGTTTTGAGGTGGATTAGGGATAAAGACCGGAGATGTCAAATTGATAGAATTTCGCAGACTTATTCTGATTAAGTACAAATACTAGCTTCTTGGTGCTCTCTACAATATAGTATCTGTCAGTAACAGAAAAGTCCTTATCTACCTTAGTGTTAAATAATTCATATATTTTTGTAGGTGCATTTTTTTCTATGCTTTGAATTCTAATAATTTTCTCTCCCCGATTTTGATCAATAAACAATTGTAAATTATCAGTGGATATCTGGGAAAATATATTGCCTGTAAAAGTAGCTTCCTCCTGATTCCTATCTATCGATTGGATTGAATTTATTCCATTCTTATCGAAATCAATTATTGATAGGTTTCCAAGATTGATTAGGCTATACCGGAAATACTTCAATTCCGTTCTAATAGAAATACTACCGTTATCTTTAACTTTTGATGAAGTGATGTTGAAATAAGGTATCCCACTCTCTAATTCTTTTTTGTTATAATTTTTTTCCGCTAATCTCTCCATTGATTGCCCTACCTTTGGTTTTAGCTTTTCCAATTGATCCTTAGTAAAGGGAATAAAAATATACTTTGGATCCTTAAAATTTCTTTTATCTATGGTGTAGATCGCTAAACCTTCTGTTATTTCTGTAGTATTAGAATAGGAAGAATATCTTCCAACACATATCAAATTATTATCATCCAGCTTATGGATGGATACATCGTTTATAAAATTGGTGTCAGCAGTTCCTAAGGCAGTTTGTAAGTATTCACCCGGCTCATTCTGGATACTATAAATAGTATAGTAATAATCTTTTACCCCATTCTTAGCAGCTCCCCTAATATTTACACGCATTAAAAAACTAAAATCCCCACCGTTATCAAAATTTAAAGTAGCATTAGAATTACTAGTACTTACACCTAAAATATCAGAGGAAGACCTCTTGGATTTAATTGGCAATTCCACCAAATTAGACTTTACCACTTCAAAATCCCGGGTCAAGGCTGCAGTGAAAAGATATGATTCAAATCCTTCGTACTTATTAGGAACAAGAGAGTAAATTCCAAGCAATTTTTTGTCCTCCGACTCCACTATTGAAACTGTCTGACGCAGATCTATATTCTCAGCTGAAAAAACTAATTTTTTCGAATGGATCTTTCCGGTTTGTTTGTCGATTTCACCTATGTAAAATTCTGATTACCAGTCTTTAAAGGTCGTATAACCTAAATATAGTTTCCCTTGAGGAGACAAATGAACAAATTCAACTCTATCAAGGCTTCTAGGCATATGAAGCCATGCATAATACCCCTCCAAATAAATACTGTTCTGCAACTCAAAATCAGTATTAAAATAGTCAATATAGACTTCTGTCATTGTTCCATATAATCCTGTTAAATTATCAGATTCTCTAAGTAGGTATAATCCATTTTCATCAGAGCCTATAAATCCAGAATACTCGTCTAGTTTTTTGAGCCCCACCTCTTTGACAATATAAGGTATCTTATCCAATTCCTGTGAGTAGCTTGGGCTAAAGAAACAGCTGACAACTATCAGCAGAATTAAAAGTTTTTTCATATGATTATAATTTGTCTTTTAAAGGCCATATGGGATCATGCTCGATTTCATACAGCTAAAATTTTCTGAAACTACATTCTTTTTAGAATAAAAATCATTAATAAAACCAACCCATAAATAACCTGCTGATTATCAATAGTAAAACATGAATTTAGAGTTTATCCTTTTTGTAGACCCACTCATTTACATGTTGATTTCACTAAATTTGCAGAATGAGCGAAAAGGCCATCAAAACAGTACTTCATCCCAGAAATGCCCATCGTGAGCGCTACGATTTCCCGAGCTTGATCAGTTCTCTGCCTGAACTGGGTCAGTTTGTTTCTGAAAATGCATACGGCGACCTCAGCATTGATTTTGCCGATCCGAAAGCTGTCAAGGCTCTCAACAGAGCATTGCTCAAGCATTTCTATCAGATTGATCAATGGGACATTCCTGCCGGATATCTCTGCCCACCGATTCCGGGAAGAGCAGATTACCTCCATTACCTGGCTGATTTGCTTAAGGAAAGCAATGGGGGAAAGATGCCGAATGGTGAGGAAATCAAGGTTTTGGATGTAGGAACGGGGGCAAACTGCATTTACCCCATACTGGGAAATTCGATTTACCACTGGTCCTTTGTAGGATCAGAACTAGACGAGGAAGCATTGGGTTCAGCCCAGGAAAACCTGTATGCAAACCCCAAATTCCGTGGAAAAGTCACCCTGAGGCTTCAGGAAAATTCCAAGAAAATTCTGGTAGGAATCATCAAGTCAGACGATGTCTTTGATCTAGCGATATGCAACCCTCCATTCCATGAATCTATGGCCGCCGCTGAGGCAGGAAGTACGAGAAAGGTAAAAAACCTCAAAGGTAAAGTAGGCAAGAAGGTTACTTTGAATTTTGGTGGAAAGAACAACGAACTCTGGTGTGAGGGTGGAGAACTCGCTTTCATTCAAAAGATGATCTCAGAAAGCAAAACTTTTAAATTCAATTGCTTTTGGTACACGGCCATAGTATCGAAGGAAGAGCATCTCAGGGAACTGATTTTAGCATTGAAAAAAGCCAGAGTCGCTGATCGGAAGATTATCGAGATGACTCAGGGAAATAAGAAAAGCAGATTTATCGCTTGGACTTTTCTGAATCCGGAACAGCAGGAGAATTGGAGAAAAAGAAGGTGGACGTAGAATTTAAAATTTGAGAGTTTGAAATTGGGGAATATGTGATTATTCGCAATGATGTCAATAGCCTTGGTTTAATGGATC contains:
- a CDS encoding SIMPL domain-containing protein, giving the protein MKNNLSPILFAVAIVIASIVLGNAVINRNRPQGTINVTGLGESNFTADLVVWEGNFSRESFDLQSAYADLEKDKKLVTDYLISKGIPAEKLIFNAVNTNPKYQQNYSNDGRYLGQTFDGYTLNQSLKIESSEVEKVEKISREITELLNQGIAFYSQSPRYYYTELESLKLEMIAKATEDARIRAERIAENSKGDLGNLISANMGIFQITGQNSGEDYSWGGTFNTADKNKTASITMKLSFEVD
- a CDS encoding M14 family zinc carboxypeptidase codes for the protein MKASFNLSNSLFLLFLIFTFSCKTAKVSAPEVTATVAALESAYFQFKEPAITHRRFRHADLQPLIQKHSAAFRITTLGESVEGRSISSLDWGTGKTKVMLWSQMHGNESTATMSLFDLFNFLEASGDEYDELRDLLKSKLDLRFIPMINPDGAEVFKRRNALDIDLNRDAISQISPEAVILKGARDDFEPKFGFNLHDQQVYYNVSGTPKQATISVLAPAYNYETDVNEVRKRAMQTIVGMNQILQEVVPGNVGKYDDGFEPRAFGDNMTKWGTSTILIESGGHPNDPEKQYIRQLNFMIILNALEQIATRSYGQYTTEQYFAIPDNGFQLVDLLINEIRIPVNGKYYPVDLAIRRRESSAGGSYFVTGSVDDLGDMQVYFGLEEFDATGLNYAEGKVFETAFESLDNIDGAKAMELLKQGYLAVKVNKGAKGDLHQLPILVLQSTDNFSAGWRTGESTNFFLEKDGVRKYAVVNGYLIDLENPKEQEFMQRVY
- the rlmF gene encoding 23S rRNA (adenine(1618)-N(6))-methyltransferase RlmF, encoding MSEKAIKTVLHPRNAHRERYDFPSLISSLPELGQFVSENAYGDLSIDFADPKAVKALNRALLKHFYQIDQWDIPAGYLCPPIPGRADYLHYLADLLKESNGGKMPNGEEIKVLDVGTGANCIYPILGNSIYHWSFVGSELDEEALGSAQENLYANPKFRGKVTLRLQENSKKILVGIIKSDDVFDLAICNPPFHESMAAAEAGSTRKVKNLKGKVGKKVTLNFGGKNNELWCEGGELAFIQKMISESKTFKFNCFWYTAIVSKEEHLRELILALKKARVADRKIIEMTQGNKKSRFIAWTFLNPEQQENWRKRRWT